The proteins below are encoded in one region of Aquisphaera giovannonii:
- the rplT gene encoding 50S ribosomal protein L20, whose amino-acid sequence MRSKSGAARNQAKKRLFKAVKGFVGGRRRLLKSAKETLLRAGMFAFRDRRAKKREFRKLFITRLSAAAEMRGLRYSRLIHGLKLAKVGLDRKSLSELAIHDPETFDAIVAKVRGELDSHDKAVKAREDAKKARQPVAAASR is encoded by the coding sequence ATGCGTTCCAAGAGTGGTGCCGCCCGCAACCAGGCGAAGAAGCGGCTCTTCAAGGCGGTCAAGGGCTTCGTCGGCGGCCGCCGCCGGCTCCTCAAGTCGGCCAAGGAGACCCTGCTGCGGGCCGGCATGTTCGCCTTCCGCGACCGTCGCGCCAAGAAGCGGGAATTCCGGAAGCTGTTCATCACCCGGCTGAGCGCCGCCGCCGAGATGCGCGGGCTCCGCTACAGCCGCCTCATCCACGGCCTGAAGCTGGCCAAGGTCGGGCTCGACCGCAAGAGCCTCTCCGAGCTGGCGATCCACGACCCGGAGACCTTCGACGCCATCGTGGCGAAGGTCCGCGGCGAGCTGGACAGCCACGACAAGGCCGTGAAGGCCAGGGAAGACGCCAAGAAGGCCCGGCAGCCCGTCGCGGCCGCCTCCCGTTGA
- the rpmI gene encoding 50S ribosomal protein L35: MPKMKTHKGMKKRFKVSATGKVSHKRCGSSHLNSHKSGKQIRKLRKKSKLNVSAENRRVRTALRHKPSVNPLAVEAERLAAQAVQAEGEAPKAAEAPPAENN; the protein is encoded by the coding sequence ATGCCCAAGATGAAGACCCACAAGGGGATGAAGAAGCGGTTCAAGGTGTCGGCCACCGGCAAGGTGTCGCACAAGCGGTGCGGCTCCTCCCACCTGAACAGCCACAAGAGCGGCAAGCAGATCCGGAAGCTGAGGAAGAAGTCCAAGCTGAACGTCTCCGCCGAGAACCGACGCGTGCGCACCGCCCTGCGGCACAAGCCGTCGGTCAACCCGCTGGCCGTGGAGGCCGAACGGCTCGCCGCGCAGGCCGTCCAGGCCGAGGGCGAGGCCCCGAAGGCCGCCGAGGCCCCGCCGGCCGAGAACAACTGA